The DNA region ggaatcatcaagaaaagtagttaatctGCTGTTTatgaattcagttcctctatcacttctgattttgtttacccgaatagatttttcattttgtattctcaagaTTAGTTTGATCATATTTggtgttgcttgatttttagaagctaaaaatattacccaagtaaatttagaataatcatcaataactaccatagtatattacatgcctcctaaactggttactctaaccggaccaaacagatccatatgcaggagttctaagcatcgttcagattgataatttcctttacttttaaaagatgattttatttgtttacccatttgacatgcagcacatactttatcttttgaaaatttaacatttgcaAAACCGTGAACTAAATCCCTAGAACATATgaagtttattgttttgaaattcaaatggtttagccgtttatgccaaagccaatttggatcatttccatctatcatgcatacaggtctttcaaaatcagttttccagtcaACTTTGTAGAtgtttcccattcggttaccggttaaaaggatgtcattttgatgattcttaactaagcatgcattcttatgaaattcaactttgtatcctacatcacacatttgactgatGCTTAACAAGTTAAAGTGTAAGTTTTATACCAGtagtacattatttatggacaggttaccatggacaatcttacccttgcccacagttctacctttcgAGCTGTCACCAAACGTGATAACCGCTCCAATTTCATAGGTGATGTCTGCTAGTAGCTTATCGTTGTCGGTCATGTGTCTCGAGCATCCGCTATCctgataccattccgagttccttagccggttgcttctcctaacctgtaaaagaaaattatttacacctttttagtacccacattcagttgggtccatggttgattagtccctttgggatccagacttgaataagtcggatcaccttctcggtatctgttcttatggTATTCTGCTTAACTTCTTggtccttgctcaagaatgccttatatcGTTGTCATGAATGTTTTTGAAATCGAGATttactttgtttattttgtttattttctgtccggttggctttccttctctcaggatgaagccatttttctgattcagttgggtttacatattttagttccggTTTTATGACAGTTTCTGCCTCATTGTTGGTTGAAGAGCttttgacaaatcttataaatggaagattgtcttttgtgagtttcatcctgTTAAGTTGACTTGGttcgtttgatttgttttgtttatatccaataccaaatctacacttaggatgtcttttatagttacacatttgatCTACGGCTTTACGAGATCTTTCCCAtgcagccgtaacatacagtgctcgttcatcGACTTCAGTTACCAGTTGAAATatctcctcattttctaaggatagttcagCCGGTTCATACACTGTGGTTTCGCATGATTCATCAGCGATACCAATTGACTCTACGGTTTatgttctaccggagtcggtatgtacgcagatatgtttctgaactcagcgaccatttcgtggagtgcataaatcaaatcttctttagtgaactcatcagaagagaaatcaaatacctcttcgtcattTGCCATAAAACATGTTACTCTTTCCTCATCATTCTCgttgtcggagtacgcccattcacttccaccgtcggatgcaatgagtgcttttTGTATTTCCTTCCCTTCATCAGCTTGCTGGTTATCGTTTCTCCGGTAATCGTtccgttggttgtcatttctccgatAGTCAtttccttggtagttgttaccctggtaccggttgtcttggtagttgttgccttgatagtgGCCTTTcggttttctgtcgtctcttctcggttttctgcattctgacctgaaatgtccaaaaccatcacagttataacatcttttatttgatttatctatataattgtaattaaagttgttgttagatggcggctggttcttcttcatgaatctctcaaatttctgagctaaatcgccatcacatcttcactgatttgatcagcgtttttgactggagccggaacggttgatacttggaccgccggttccaccgatgtaaccaaagctctggttgcggttgacgtagatgcctcatcttcgatccgagacttaatctcgaactcgtatgcttttagatcctcaaacacgtcatgcaacttcatctgcccgaggttgcttgattccctcatcaccatggttttgatatcccatgttCTTGGTAGTGATCTTAAGgatttaatgattacttctcggttgtcgtatctctttccgagtgtttgaagctcgttgactacgctggtgaaccggttgctaaattccttcatgttctcccccggtttcatcctgatattttcatatttttgtgtagccaccaagattttgttctcctttgttctttcgtttcattcatggatctgaatgatcgtttcccaggcttcctttgcattttcacagtCTGGtatcttgttcaaggtgttatcgtCTATAGCTTTGTAggtgtgcctcatgcaatggttgtctaggtttctccgtcttcgatcttcagttgtccatgcgTCTATATCCTTGTTGATATTGATTGGTCCTTCCTTCAGAActctgctcatctcatcatccagcgtGATTAGATGTAggtacatctgtttcttccaactgttaaacgcttcactgtttagcattggtggtttgtcgctgtgggtcatgcttcccatctttttcggttgcttgagtgctaagaacctcgctctgataccacttgttaggatcggggacgcccttgggggaccggggtgtttccggtttttggaagggtggccgcttacaacaacacacaacactttggtgatagtccggttagaaactataacctttctcagcactacgcaaactgtcaaagactcttgaaccgggttcaagggcggaaatgtctgtttcagtctgaagcaacgtacgcgacttggatgaggtttatgaggagtcggttttagagatatgagtggaccggttttgaTTGAGGAGTGAGATTATGTTTTGGTTTGTATTTTGGTTTTAGAGTTAAGTGAGCAAGAAGTAAATAAacgacacgagacaagattttttatggatgttcggagcaaaccctcctacgtcaccccttcctctcaggttatgagaaggatctccactaactttcaaagttacaacaattacactgccggtcgagcctaactcgctactcgccggttataCCAACTCACTATTGATGTAATACACTAACACAACACAAACAAAGCTTTCGGTAAATtacacaacggttttggatcgcgcgtgatatttctttctctctcttaagatgTTCGTAACTtgccattaatgaggtcgcttcgtcttccttttatagtgaagagaattccaacggtcactttcttctctcaccgtgggattggtcaatTCAAAttcacgccggttcagagaggttgcttgcacgtctCAACtttctgacacttggcaagcatgcagatacCTCTCAGGTATAAATGACGTAGCCGGCTTgtagatttggacacgtgtcaggcatgcaccttccggctgtctgagtcggatcTTTGGATCAGCtgtttcatcattgtttttattgcatgcttctgatccggatcttatcttcttttattttcccaacacacgtctatttcgtcacattacgtcatctttgtagtttgtcgtttccggttgactctttcaTAGTATATCCGGCTTGGAATGtaaactgttagataaaattagaccgattcacaaaacttaacataaataaccttccatgcaggaacaaggaaccggactggtcaaacaaatgaaccggttaagaagattaaccggtcaagctattaaaccgaccaggaacattcggaaaatgaccgcacaaagaaaggatcggccaatgctaaaaaccggaaacaccagacagccgatcagctagaaggcaaaggaataaccggaagctgtccgattaaaccaatcacaccggaagtcatccggttaagtcaaatgaccgaccagcataagaagatacttcgagtatctgttgacaATGATATCAAAGGAANNNNNNNNNNNNNNNNNNNNNNNNNNNNNNNNNNNNNNNNNNNNNNNNNNNNNNNNNNNNNNNNNNNNNNNNNNNNNNNNNNNNNNNNNNNNNNNNNNNNATAGGGTTTATCCCATGGCCGCCGTACCCATAAACAGCTATAGACAAATTTCTAGGGTTTATCCCATGGTCGCCGTCAATTTAAGTGCAACATAAGAGAACAATAGAccatttattcttttattctcCTACCCTACACTACCCTTACTCTCCTCACTTTCTCTCACTAGATGGCCAAAATCAGACCAGTCAAACGCAACTTAGACTCCTACACCATCAGTGACACCAACACAGTCGTCAAACGTAATTGAATCTatctcatttttatatgattgttTATGTcgattttcttctctttttgtttttattatatcttaatttctACATTATGGTTTATTTCTGAAGCTGGAGATAATGTACTGTTGCGATCACCCGAGAGCAATACTACTCCTTATGTGGCTAAGATAAAGAAGATCCAGATAGACAATGGAAATGACGTGACAGTTCAGGTAAGGTGGTATTACCGGCCGGGTGATTCCATCGGAGGTCGTAAACAATTCCATGGTGAGAAAGAACTGTTCTTGTCTGACCACTATGACATTCAGAGTGCTTACACGATTCAAGGTAAGTGTATGGTTCATTCTTTGAAGAATTACACCCAGCTAGAGAACGCTGGAGCTGAGGATTACTATTGTCGATTTGAATACAAAGCTGCAAACGGTCTTGTTTTACCTAGCCGCGTTGTAGTGTAAGTATATATTGTGTTTGGTTCTGTCTAACTTggtatatattttgtagtttCTGTGATTGATTGATCTTATATTTTCAAGGTATTGTAAATGCAAATTGCCCGAAAACCCCGACCTTCTGATGGTGCAGTGTGAGGAATGCAAAAACTGGTAATAATATGTGTaggttttcaaaatatttgttgatatatatatatataccaaatgaATTTTAGGGTTAGAATTTGAAACACCATTTTTGGGTAATTAGTAATGTGATCTATAAGTGAGCTTAAgatttacttctttttttagtattatgttttacttgttcaaatgtGAGATGTTATTATCTACCTTTCTCTTTCTGTAGGTACCATCCTTTTTGTGTTGATATGAATAATGATCAAGCAAAACAATTACATCTTTTTATTTGTTCTAATTGTAATGGAGTGGAGGTATTCACTTTCCAATgtaattttttgttgttgttatttATCTTATTGTTGACACAaacaactaaatatataattcttttgtTACAGGATAAACTTAAAAGATCAATGAAGTGAAGTGCAGTAGGCATGCTCAAATGTGAAGTGaagtttattattatgtattctAATGAATCATGGTAGTGTCTTGTTTGATATTGTAAGTCGTTGGTGTGCATGTATGGTTTATttgcataaattattttataaggtgttggaaacaatttttttcatttaaatttatggattatgactatatatttatatttatgtttttcctGATGTATGGCTTCTAACATTAATTTGTTCTAAATGTAAATCttgatagaaaaaaattaggtCAGGTGATgttcttaatttataatatatgtagatgatgaGTAAGATGTACCTAATCTAAAGGCTTATATGTAAAACACATGTTATATTAAGTATAATTGTTACTTGCCCCATGTATCAACATCAATGAAGAACAATTTTACGACCTTGAAGGACAAAATTCTGATTCATGTTGTATGGTGGGatattaaaagaatttttttttattaataataaacatattctACTTAGAAACTTATTAAAGTACAGTACATCTACATTAACACAAAAGAGGGAGGGTCGTTAAAGAAAATACTTAAACTCAAAAGCAATGTTGCAGGTTTGTACAATATTTGATTAGGCGACGGGAGAGGCATATTGTTCTGGCACGATCCTGGTTCAAGAACTAGTCACTCATTCACAAAGAAGAGTTTAGAAACACACGAATTAGAAGGGACGGTTCAACAATTAAattcagagacatcaaagaaaGGCTTTGGAACTCGCTACACACTTCTACGAAAAACCTGACAATCACAAATGGATTGTAAAAGAAAATGGAAAATTGGTTTCAAGCAGGGTGTGAGACGCCATTCGAGATAAAGAATAGAAGGTAGATTGAGCTCCCCTGGTTTGGTCGACAAAGATTATACAGTGACATCAGTTTATCCTATGGATCACTTTTCTGGGAAAGGCTCAGCACTAGAGATCGAATCACCAAATACATGAGTATCCCAGATGTGATCTGTTTTCTGTACAATAGGAATGAAGAAACGATCAATCACCTGTTTGGTAGTTGCCATGTCGTTTAAAAAATTTGGGACAGATTCACCAGAAGCTTAGAGTTGACCAGCTTCCCGAAAAACTAGAAGGAGATCAAAGCAAAAACAATTCTCAAAGCCAAAAGCATCCATTCGAACATATACAAGTGTTTATTTGGAGCAACGGTCAGGAATGTGGTCGGAAACGCGGAGATGGATTCCAAAGACAGAACATAATTGGAATATCAGAAACTAGTTTAGAAAACCTGATTGTGAGATAACACTTTgcgtttattttttgttttagtttatttgattgttatgaaactaaaattatatataggcctgtctagaatgattcACAAAACTCTTGATGTTTTAGGGATAATCTATCATTTTGGCTAAAGATAATGTTTAGAAAGACACTCAAAAATTGATGTGAAAAcagttttaataatttgtaaattgaaTTTCCAACTTGTTTTGatttatcaaacataaacaCATACTTTGATTTCCTCTTCTTAACAACTCTTGCATGGTTTTTACCCACACACCTATCCAAACAATGGTCTTAGGATTCTAGATCATCGATTTCTCATATCTACCTTTGTAGAACCATATGACCCACTTCATAGTCTCCCTTTGTGTCATTCTTGGATTTTACATTAATCTTGTCTTCATGCTCAACGACTAGCCGACAATTTGGCCTATTCCAAACCATCACGAACCAAAAGGAACAAGTGACATGCCTCTATCTTCTCCATCTCATCTTCATTCTTTGGTTAGTCTCCCTAACACCTTGAAGTGGACTACCaattaaatacacaaaaacctATAAACATCTTTTTGTAGGTAACTTGGTTGACCAACTTGAAACAATTTTCTGCACATGCCTTTATTGATTATCATTTCAAACGACCCACTTGATTTCTCCAACGTGTTTATGTCCATCTTCTTTTTAAGCATATACATCAGTTCTCAAATAGTTTCTATGTCTTTGAAAGCAAGTGGATAATCTTTGTAGAGCAACAACAAGTTTTGTGTTTACCCTTCCATCTTTGAAAGGGGCCCCTTACcttcaactttttaaaaaaatacacaacAATCAATAAATCTCTTTCAATGAATTTCCCACCATAAATCTATCATAACCGTTGCACTACTAACTAGGTGATCATCTTTGTAGTGCAATTTCCATTCAAAATCAAAAGTTGtgaaatgaaacaaaaagaATATTACATTCCAATCATATTACAATCcaaacatattttcttcaaattactACCATATACATTTTATGAAGGATTGATTAATACTTATCAATAAGAACAACTTATTCTATTTAGTGCATGCATATGAGAAAACATACCTTAAAGAGTTCTAAAATGTGCCTTTTTGTTTTTTATGCACAAGTAACTTTCTTGTTTCTTAGacaatttgtaaatatatctcAGAAGTTTGAAGTCAATTATTAACACATATCTtctatttaactttcatttcttattattttaaatttttttttgtgtacaAACATATCTTCTCATTTACTTACAATTTAAGTTGACTAAATATTACTTATAAACATTCTCCTCAATAATTCAACTCATATTTTTACTGgtctaataaaattaacacatatataaacaaattaattttaaaccagTTGTAATAATAAAAGTGGGGTGAAACTATacacaatttattttgttatatccTAAAgtcttaaatattaaaattttgaagatcTAATTAGACATAAGAAACATTTCTTAAACAGTACACCTCTTAACTCGAGATCAATCTTAAACTAGAGTTTCAGTAACAATCTCAATTCCATATTTCGGAATAATTTATCaaggaatttttttttcttctcttcactCCAAGTTATATGTTGCATATAGAAATTTCCCATAATAAAACATCAATCTATCTAGAAAATCAAACATTCAGCTAGTGCATGCATGTGAATgcaaaatgatgtttataatttGGGGCGCTAGTCATTACCTTTTTCTGAATCCCCATAAACAAGTCTCGTTCTGTAGTACTTAAATTCTCcctacaacaactcaacacactTCAtacattttcatatatattacaatataatattttatacatgGTTAAAACAGTTGTGGATTAACAAGTGAGTAATGGAGAGAAGTtaagtttattaatttcttttgcATGATATAGTAATTAAATATACTTTCCTTAATTAACTCATAGTTCAtgtgtttctttttcttctttccttatttttttttatcagttttgaaacattaaaaaaattgaatatatagcCTTGCAACTGaagattttattattgtaactaattttcttttgaaatgtaacattattttttttgttatttatcttataattgGCACGAATCTTATTATTGGTACGAATAACTGAATAATTCTATTGTCGGGATTCTAAACCATGAATTAGTGAAAGAGGCATGCTGAAATATAAAGGCAGGTATTAATGTGTATTCTAGAGAATCCTTTTAGTGTCGTGTTTTGCATTCACTCTCATTAGTGTCATCTATAGTTTCTAgatgtaaattatattataaaaggaGAGTTGAAGATGTTTATAATAATTCTCCTGTTAATTTTgttgattatattatatattgttttttacaGATTCCCTTGTTTGGCATTCACTATCGCTAGTGTCAAGTATAGTTTCTAGATATCATGTAAGTTATATTGTAAAAAGGATAGTcaatgtttataataattttctggtaaatttgttgattataattatatatttattgttttttttacgGATTCAGAAATCACAATTTATTTgctcaaattttcaatttaaccTGCATATAGGGTGCTTCAAATTTGTAGAGTTTTCATCAATTTAGTGTAAAATCTCAATTTCAACTTTAATTGATTCCAATGTAATATAGTAATTTTCCATGATTCTCCTAACCTCCAAAAGTTGTGTAAGACATGGCTCTAAGTTTATAGCAAGAGAAACATAATTAACTTCAAAATACCAAATTCCCATTGGTCCATAATCTATACACCTCAACTCATGGAATTCTTCATCAATAAACTCACTAATTAATATCATTGGAGAAACACATTAAACCATTGATATGGTAAGAGTTTCAATAATTTCTAAATTGAATTTTCATCTTGTTGTGATTTAATTAAgcataaaaacataataaaaatttccTCTAGTACTCAACAATTATTGCGTAGTTTCTGTCCACAAACCCAACCAAACATAGTGGCCTTGGATTCCCATGTCCTCCATTTCTATGGTCCACCTTTGTAGAACCATAAGACCCACTTCATAGCCTCCTTTTGTTTAATTATCAGATTTGACATGAATCattatttcatcttaaatgaGTAGGCAATAATTGGTTGATTTCTCATTTCACAGCATTTTCAAATTCACCCATTTCATTTCAACATTATTAGTTACTTCAACTTTAACAACTACCATCACACATGTGTTCTTAACATCCAATTAAAAGTTCACCTCATAATAATTCTATAATTGACTACTTTGTTGCAAAATATATTCACatcacacaaaataaaaatgaacttACATTTTTCAGGACAAACGAAGTTAGACagttttttattaacttattgtGAAATGAAAATGCTATGTATACCTACAATAGTCCTGATAAACAAAAGTTAAACAAATACATTAACATATATAAGGAGGAGGGAGATTAGAGggacaaaaaaaatcattgaaacTCTACATCAGCTCCAATAGACA from Impatiens glandulifera chromosome 5, dImpGla2.1, whole genome shotgun sequence includes:
- the LOC124940501 gene encoding chromatin remodeling protein EBS-like codes for the protein MAKIRPVKRNLDSYTISDTNTVVKPGDNVLLRSPESNTTPYVAKIKKIQIDNGNDVTVQVRWYYRPGDSIGGRKQFHGEKELFLSDHYDIQSAYTIQGKCMVHSLKNYTQLENAGAEDYYCRFEYKAANGLVLPSRVVVYCKCKLPENPDLLMVQCEECKNW